The genomic stretch CGCGCCGCCAGCGCGTTCAGGTCATTGACCAACGTGACCCGAATCGGAGGCGAGGAAACCGGAGAAAACGCCGGCAGCGTCTGGCGCATGACTGTGCTCATGTTTGCCACGTCCTGCGAAGCAGTCTTCTTAACTGATACCATGGCTGCATGGCTCCTGCTAATTTCATCTTGAAATAGGCGCGACTCGATTCTGGGCCGATTCCCACCCGTTGTAGGGCGAAGCGATCATACTGAGGGGAAACGAAGCCTCCAACAGAAGCGAACGCACAGGTGAATCCTTGGGCTCGCAGTTCCCGCTTGAGCGCTTCATTGAAGTCTGCTTCAGTGCCGTTGGGATAGGCGAAGAAGCGGGCCGGTTGGCCGAGCAAGGCTTCCAGTTTCTGTTTCGAGATTTGAATCTCTTGCTTGGCTCGTTCAAACGGAAAGCGGGTCAGGATTTCATGCGATTCAGTATGAACGCCAAAGGTGATCAAGCCCTCCTGCGCCATCTGCTGGATTTCATGCTTGCGCAACATGGCATAGGGCGCATCCGCGTCCGAGAGCGCGCTCAGATCAACGTTGAGCCGTCGGGCAATTTCACTCAACCAGCGATTCTTTTGATCCACTGGCAACGTCTTCATGTACTCGATCAATCGGGTGAAGGCGCGCTGCCGTTCGGTCAGGCTGCGCAGCCAATGTGTCCCGTCGCCGAGGTGTCGCAAATCCAACCATTGAACGTTGGTGCGATAGATAGCTTGAAACAACACGTCCGGCCACAATGCCTGCTCGGTATCGAGATAGCCCGTCACCAGGAAAATCGTTGCCGGCAAGCCGAACTCCTTCAAAATCGGATAGGCGACGGTGTAGTTATCGCGGAATCCATCATCAAACGTGATGACCACAGAATGAGGTGGAATCGGCTGTCGTTTCAACAGCAACTCGACATAATACGGCAACGGCAGCACCCGATGATGCCGCGCCAGATAGCTCATCTGCCAGCGGAACTCACTCTGGCGAATCGCCCATGGCGGCAGCGGCTCAACGTCATCGCGCGCTACACTGTGATATAACAGCACGGCGGCCTTGTCGCGATTGATATAGCGCAGCACATAGTGCAGGCCGAGCGCTTGCATCATCGCGGCTCCGATTGCTTTCAAACCCAGATTCTTCATCACAACGTTTACCTCCTTTGGTGACGTCGCCCGATAGCTATGCTGATGACTTGCTCCTCTGCTGAGTAAACACGCTCTCGTCACGTCACGTCGTCACGCGGCTTCGCGGCGCAGGCTCAGCAGCAGGCCATGCCTCGCGCCACTGAGCAGACGGGCTGGTCAGGCCCTTCCTACTCTTCCGTCTGACCGAACAACATGACAGCCGGCGTTTTCAAAATGATCTTCAGGTCTAGCCAGAGCGACCAATTCTCGATGTAGAAAATATCCAATCGGATCATCTCCTCGAAGGGTAAGCGATTGCGTCCGCTCACTTGCCACAGCCCGGTCAATCCCGGTTTGATGTGGTGCCGAGCGCGTTGATAAGCATTCGTACCTTCCACTTGATATACCGGCAGCGGACGCGGTCCTACCAAACTCATCTCGCCACGCAGCACGTTGATCAATTGCGGCAGCTCATCCAGACTGAAGCGCCGGATGAAACGTCCCACTTTGGTGATACGATCATCGTTACTGACTTTGCCGTAGAGCGGCTTGTCTTGGCTGCCTTGATTGCCGCCATGACCGTTGTTGGCAAGCATCTGTCGGACGGCTTCCCGATGCGCGCGATCATCGCTATCGGCGCGCATGGAGCGGAACTTGTTGACGACAAAGACGCGCCCATCCATGCCGACACGCTCTTGTTTGTAGAAGACCGGCCCTGGCGACTCGCGCTTAATCCACACGGCAATGATTAACCACAACGGACTGGTCAGCGCCATGAGCAAGCTGGAGGCCACCACATCAATGGCGCGTTTCAAGTAGCGATTCAGCCCGGTGATCGGCTCCTCGAACAA from Blastocatellia bacterium encodes the following:
- a CDS encoding polysaccharide deacetylase family protein translates to MKNLGLKAIGAAMMQALGLHYVLRYINRDKAAVLLYHSVARDDVEPLPPWAIRQSEFRWQMSYLARHHRVLPLPYYVELLLKRQPIPPHSVVITFDDGFRDNYTVAYPILKEFGLPATIFLVTGYLDTEQALWPDVLFQAIYRTNVQWLDLRHLGDGTHWLRSLTERQRAFTRLIEYMKTLPVDQKNRWLSEIARRLNVDLSALSDADAPYAMLRKHEIQQMAQEGLITFGVHTESHEILTRFPFERAKQEIQISKQKLEALLGQPARFFAYPNGTEADFNEALKRELRAQGFTCAFASVGGFVSPQYDRFALQRVGIGPESSRAYFKMKLAGAMQPWYQLRRLLRRTWQT